A window of the Virgibacillus pantothenticus genome harbors these coding sequences:
- a CDS encoding ROK family protein: protein MNYYVILSPEKMILGGGDMKQVKLYTMIRKQFMKLLNDYTEVEHVDELIVAPELEDEQGVKGAIALTVKQEL, encoded by the coding sequence ATGAATTATTACGTTATCCTTTCACCAGAAAAAATGATACTTGGCGGTGGGGACATGAAGCAGGTCAAGCTTTACACTATGATTCGTAAGCAATTTATGAAGCTATTAAATGACTACACGGAAGTAGAGCATGTAGATGAGTTGATTGTCGCTCCTGAGTTGGAAGATGAGCAAGGAGTAAAGGGGGCAATTGCCTTAACTGTAAAGCAAGAATTGTAA
- a CDS encoding MurR/RpiR family transcriptional regulator, with the protein MDQILEKIKEEQSEFTTGLKKTAAFFHKDPKYFAVHSAAQIGQKAGVSETTVIRFTHKLGYAGFSDFQQDVQQLLLQRSSLMDYVETKKLDHENAPPIKGVMYHDVENIIRISERIDEADLEKAVTVLASADRILVSGVRSSHALASWFAFALDLVIGNTRLFQNQMDDVLLRVNELTDKSVLVVFSFHRYAKETLRIAKLAKQQGVFVIAFTDSPFSPVTDFSDLSLCVQLNVKSTLDAAPVVVSLMNSIVSNLSLQNAEAFQARVKQFDALKADDFFQNG; encoded by the coding sequence ATGGATCAAATTTTGGAAAAAATAAAAGAAGAGCAATCGGAATTTACAACAGGCTTAAAAAAGACAGCAGCTTTTTTTCATAAAGACCCAAAATACTTTGCAGTGCATTCAGCTGCACAAATAGGACAGAAAGCAGGCGTGAGTGAAACAACGGTTATTCGTTTTACGCATAAACTTGGGTATGCTGGCTTTAGCGATTTTCAACAAGATGTACAGCAACTACTCCTTCAACGAAGTAGTCTTATGGATTATGTGGAAACGAAAAAATTAGATCATGAAAATGCTCCTCCTATCAAAGGAGTGATGTATCATGATGTAGAAAATATTATACGGATTTCGGAAAGGATAGACGAGGCTGATCTAGAAAAGGCTGTAACTGTACTGGCGTCAGCCGACCGGATTCTAGTATCGGGGGTTCGTTCATCTCATGCACTGGCAAGCTGGTTTGCGTTTGCCTTAGATCTTGTCATTGGTAATACAAGGCTTTTTCAAAACCAAATGGATGATGTGTTACTGCGAGTTAATGAGTTAACAGATAAAAGTGTCCTTGTTGTTTTTTCATTTCACCGGTATGCAAAGGAAACATTACGAATCGCGAAATTGGCTAAACAACAAGGAGTATTTGTGATAGCTTTTACCGATTCTCCATTTTCACCGGTTACAGATTTTTCAGACCTTTCATTATGTGTGCAACTAAATGTAAAGTCCACGCTAGATGCAGCGCCAGTTGTTGTATCCTTAATGAATAGCATTGTTTCCAACTTATCTCTTCAAAATGCTGAAGCTTTTCAAGCAAGAGTGAAACAATTTGACGCCTTGAAAGCAGATGATTTTTTTCAGAACGGATAA
- a CDS encoding metallophosphoesterase — MKLIIATGSVLEVKKKLFIFVLIIFILFTQMGSNVRPVYAEGDKPENQAPSANMEEPANQQPNDVETTEENDLSVEQHSENQATDSKEEEQPEQEAILQKEKNKDDLPAPAVNMDSKQKREEVKRQVAESSKMEEKGAAETVNKPYIVLEDFEQGLGSWTVSGARHNKVDIGISNEVVRFDNQALRLEYDFLNTQGTSGIYASLGDKIEIPGKPKKIGMWVYGDGHKHWLRQQLTDANGQNFNIDYTGGYPNGVTWEGWKYVEAPIPDNWQAPFTIGSQAIRYMATNDQAKSAGIMYIDNIRAVYGDTDEDVINPTITNVKPANGEIADSNKPEISAIVSDGDGLGIDPKKISLTINGEQVSASYDAKSGLVSYTPQKALAEGLNRARIEVFDQAGNHKFQSWEFHVSSGGPTFTWKGPDKIYAGSSFEVDVTMQHAKALSGTKLILTYDSNLLKLHNETGVKAKAIIPEKLQQAVVENSVNEETGEIILEWGNLEDVILSDDEVLATLRFNVGIDAAGGFEIALAEGTQTFVDDAIGTIPFYANAYKNKISQPLVLSIEGKSLHTPSTMKVVDQEGNPVGGAKIDILGDQKLIQVKKRTHIYKGGSGIAGEPFQIVEAGTYIPVAKTPNEGFDFYRIYMPDGQQRYFHVPKDDVEEVDWSSLLNLTGANGETKTNLLTLSQISLKLQASKGKLVSQVLSFKVLPQLGDQVPEKVTLTWTKDPKTTQHVTWRTNTTAVNPVLEVVAKGDKAGFDSEHVLRFKADTKLVSDETGEFLQHNVEATKLTPSTTYQYRVGDGTEEVWSEVSTFTTESASNDDPFRFLLFTDTQAYDQAGFALWTKLYETALEKFPDTKFSVHGGDIVEEGNRLAQWDEFLTASEGLVNKVPFMAVMGNHDVYGNGENTYKTLFPYPKNGPKGKENFVYSFDYGNVRFIMLNSEFGVKDMEEQQAWIKEEVKNSDKLWNIAVFHRPPYKSNPKRGTDATIETFAPVLEGVGVDLVLTGHDHAYMRTYPMKGGKPQKDGKGTPYIIGGSAGPKFYPGEKQEYVDVLYAEEKQVYTSLAVNKNEIKVEAYTTDNELVDSHTFTKQLVEKPEEPGEQEKPTGPEEKPEQPETEEKPGEIEHKPGDEQEKDSKGSVEKPGKDSQKQATEPEKPEDEPKRPEGTAINMEDNSTGSDGKQMNPAKQSEAERTETSKLPNTATSIYNWLALGILVLLIGVVLYLRLRKAS, encoded by the coding sequence ATGAAGCTTATTATTGCAACGGGGAGTGTGCTTGAAGTGAAAAAGAAACTATTTATTTTTGTTCTCATTATCTTCATTTTATTTACGCAGATGGGGAGTAATGTAAGGCCGGTTTATGCTGAGGGAGATAAGCCAGAAAATCAGGCTCCATCTGCAAACATGGAAGAACCGGCAAATCAGCAACCAAATGATGTAGAAACGACAGAGGAAAATGACTTATCAGTAGAGCAACATTCGGAAAATCAAGCGACTGACTCTAAAGAAGAAGAGCAACCTGAACAAGAAGCGATTTTACAAAAAGAAAAAAATAAAGATGACCTACCAGCACCAGCAGTAAACATGGATAGCAAACAAAAGAGGGAGGAAGTAAAAAGACAGGTTGCAGAGTCCAGTAAAATGGAGGAAAAGGGGGCCGCTGAGACGGTGAATAAGCCCTATATTGTGTTGGAAGATTTCGAACAGGGGCTAGGAAGCTGGACGGTTAGCGGAGCAAGGCATAATAAGGTTGATATTGGAATTTCAAATGAAGTCGTAAGGTTTGATAATCAAGCATTACGATTGGAGTATGATTTTTTAAACACGCAAGGTACATCAGGTATTTATGCATCTTTAGGAGATAAAATAGAGATCCCGGGAAAACCTAAGAAAATAGGGATGTGGGTTTATGGAGATGGTCATAAACATTGGCTTAGACAGCAACTTACAGATGCAAATGGGCAAAATTTTAATATCGATTATACAGGTGGTTATCCTAACGGTGTCACATGGGAAGGGTGGAAATATGTAGAGGCACCCATTCCTGATAATTGGCAAGCACCTTTTACAATAGGTAGCCAAGCGATCCGTTATATGGCAACAAATGATCAAGCCAAATCAGCTGGGATTATGTATATTGATAATATTCGTGCTGTATATGGGGATACAGATGAAGATGTCATCAATCCAACCATTACAAATGTTAAACCGGCAAACGGGGAAATCGCTGATTCTAACAAACCTGAAATAAGTGCTATTGTAAGTGATGGAGACGGTTTGGGAATTGATCCAAAAAAGATATCTTTAACGATTAATGGCGAACAGGTATCTGCTTCTTATGATGCTAAATCAGGTTTAGTTTCCTATACACCTCAAAAGGCACTGGCTGAAGGCTTAAATCGGGCTAGAATTGAAGTTTTTGATCAAGCAGGAAATCATAAGTTTCAAAGCTGGGAGTTTCATGTTTCTAGTGGTGGGCCAACGTTTACATGGAAAGGACCAGATAAAATTTATGCTGGTTCGAGCTTTGAAGTTGATGTAACGATGCAACATGCTAAAGCATTAAGCGGGACGAAGTTGATTTTAACATATGACAGTAATTTATTAAAGCTTCACAATGAAACAGGTGTAAAGGCTAAGGCTATCATTCCTGAAAAATTACAGCAAGCTGTTGTAGAGAACAGTGTCAATGAAGAGACGGGGGAAATCATTTTAGAATGGGGTAACCTAGAAGATGTAATTCTGTCAGATGATGAGGTGCTTGCAACATTAAGATTTAATGTAGGTATTGATGCAGCTGGAGGATTCGAAATTGCACTAGCCGAAGGAACACAAACATTTGTAGATGACGCGATCGGTACCATACCGTTTTATGCAAATGCTTATAAAAATAAGATCTCTCAGCCATTAGTGCTAAGTATTGAAGGGAAATCACTTCATACACCAAGTACCATGAAGGTGGTAGATCAAGAAGGAAACCCGGTTGGAGGAGCTAAGATCGATATTTTAGGAGATCAGAAACTTATTCAAGTGAAAAAACGGACACATATTTATAAAGGTGGAAGCGGGATAGCTGGGGAGCCTTTCCAGATAGTTGAAGCAGGTACATATATTCCTGTTGCTAAGACACCAAATGAAGGCTTTGATTTTTATCGGATTTATATGCCAGATGGTCAACAGCGTTATTTTCATGTGCCAAAGGATGATGTAGAGGAAGTGGATTGGAGCTCGCTCTTAAATCTGACCGGAGCGAATGGAGAAACGAAAACAAATTTACTTACATTGTCCCAAATTTCATTAAAGTTACAAGCAAGTAAAGGAAAATTAGTCAGTCAGGTACTTTCATTTAAAGTTTTACCTCAACTTGGAGATCAAGTACCTGAAAAGGTCACATTAACTTGGACAAAAGACCCGAAAACGACACAGCATGTAACGTGGCGGACAAATACCACTGCTGTAAATCCTGTTTTGGAAGTAGTTGCTAAAGGAGATAAAGCGGGCTTTGATAGTGAACATGTACTACGTTTTAAAGCAGATACAAAATTAGTTTCGGATGAAACGGGCGAGTTTTTACAGCATAATGTAGAAGCAACTAAATTAACCCCTAGTACGACGTATCAATACAGAGTGGGGGACGGTACGGAGGAAGTGTGGAGTGAAGTAAGTACATTTACAACAGAGAGTGCATCGAATGATGATCCATTTCGATTCTTACTATTTACAGATACACAAGCATATGACCAAGCTGGCTTTGCATTATGGACAAAATTGTATGAAACTGCTTTAGAAAAATTTCCGGATACTAAATTTTCCGTTCATGGCGGAGACATTGTAGAAGAAGGAAATAGACTAGCACAATGGGACGAATTTTTAACTGCATCTGAAGGACTGGTTAATAAAGTTCCTTTTATGGCGGTAATGGGTAACCATGACGTATATGGAAATGGAGAAAATACGTATAAAACTTTATTCCCCTATCCTAAGAATGGTCCAAAGGGTAAGGAAAATTTTGTTTATTCCTTTGATTATGGGAATGTACGATTTATTATGCTGAATTCTGAGTTTGGTGTAAAGGATATGGAAGAGCAACAAGCATGGATTAAAGAAGAAGTTAAAAACTCTGATAAGCTATGGAATATTGCTGTCTTCCACCGTCCGCCATATAAAAGTAATCCGAAAAGAGGTACGGATGCAACTATTGAAACTTTTGCACCGGTTTTAGAAGGAGTGGGTGTGGATTTAGTTTTAACAGGCCATGATCATGCTTACATGCGGACTTACCCAATGAAGGGTGGAAAACCGCAGAAGGATGGTAAAGGTACGCCGTATATAATTGGTGGATCAGCAGGACCAAAATTTTATCCTGGGGAGAAACAAGAGTATGTTGATGTGCTTTATGCAGAAGAAAAACAAGTCTACACTTCTTTAGCAGTAAATAAAAATGAAATTAAAGTGGAAGCATATACAACGGATAACGAATTAGTTGATTCCCATACGTTCACCAAGCAGCTTGTGGAGAAACCAGAAGAACCTGGTGAACAAGAAAAACCAACCGGTCCAGAGGAAAAGCCTGAGCAGCCGGAAACAGAGGAAAAACCAGGAGAAATAGAGCATAAACCGGGAGATGAGCAAGAAAAAGATTCGAAGGGATCTGTAGAGAAACCGGGGAAAGACTCGCAAAAGCAAGCAACAGAACCTGAAAAGCCAGAAGATGAACCAAAGCGTCCTGAAGGTACTGCTATTAATATGGAGGACAACAGCACAGGATCGGATGGCAAACAAATGAATCCAGCTAAGCAAAGTGAAGCTGAACGTACAGAAACAAGCAAACTCCCAAATACTGCAACCTCTATTTATAACTGGTTGGCGCTGGGAATACTAGTGTTACTAATTGGAGTAGTGCTATACCTTCGCTTGCGAAAAGCTTCTTAA
- a CDS encoding PTS transporter subunit EIIC — translation MCCFSPLGLAKTAAGRAAVESFVIYIIFNYFIETILSFWGSSFGVDFSSEVGGTSGLTMIAGIKTLDMSVIGAILIAAIVAWIHNKCYESKLPEVLSVFQGSALVVIIGFICMIPLAFFVSWFWRMVHQGIVDLQGLLTKSGNFGVWLFILCKELLSLQDFIIFSGLYVVSSPISLHNDIVHNSFSNFFVAIEYIFLTYLEMYNPDYFFSVKLQKKIAPKTVNAC, via the coding sequence ATTTGCTGTTTCTCTCCTTTAGGACTAGCGAAAACCGCTGCAGGAAGAGCTGCAGTAGAGTCCTTTGTCATCTATATTATATTTAATTATTTTATAGAAACCATCTTATCTTTCTGGGGAAGTTCATTTGGGGTTGATTTTTCTAGTGAAGTTGGAGGGACAAGCGGTCTAACTATGATTGCAGGTATTAAAACACTTGATATGAGTGTAATAGGTGCTATTCTTATAGCTGCTATTGTAGCGTGGATTCATAATAAGTGTTATGAATCCAAATTACCTGAAGTGCTTAGTGTATTTCAAGGTTCAGCACTTGTGGTTATTATTGGCTTTATATGTATGATACCATTAGCATTCTTTGTTTCATGGTTTTGGCGGATGGTTCACCAAGGAATTGTGGATTTACAAGGTCTCTTAACAAAATCTGGGAATTTTGGTGTTTGGTTATTTATTTTATGCAAAGAGTTACTATCCTTACAGGACTTCATCATTTTCTCTGGACTTTATGTTGTAAGCTCCCCAATATCGCTTCATAACGATATCGTCCACAATTCATTTAGTAACTTTTTTGTAGCAATTGAATATATATTTCTCACCTACTTGGAAATGTACAATCCAGATTATTTTTTCTCAGTAAAATTACAAAAAAAAATAGCTCCCAAAACCGTTAATGCATGTTAA
- a CDS encoding GNAT family N-acetyltransferase has translation MSKQIKMRQLTTIEELYEMQRVEEAVWHVPPTPIHQTYTALNHGGILIGAYDKAQMVGFLYSFAGFDGEHPYLCSHMLGILPEYRKAGLGLKMKYKQAEIAQNLGYAMITWTFDPLESLNAYLNLHKIGAVGVQYKENHYGKLGGKLNHGLPTDRIQVEWRFAEQRLDMPIELDEANILVHADRDGNPVVAQLFYDQSSLVNDYWLVGIPTNFQSIKQADVSLAMTWRLQTREVFQKLFAEGFKARDVIRKQTENICFYYFTK, from the coding sequence ATGTCAAAGCAAATTAAAATGAGACAATTGACGACCATAGAAGAATTATATGAGATGCAACGTGTAGAGGAAGCAGTTTGGCATGTTCCTCCAACCCCAATTCATCAAACGTATACTGCTTTAAATCATGGTGGAATTCTAATAGGAGCATATGATAAAGCCCAAATGGTTGGCTTTCTTTATAGCTTTGCTGGATTTGATGGTGAACATCCATACTTGTGTTCCCATATGTTAGGCATTCTCCCCGAATATCGTAAAGCAGGATTAGGGTTAAAGATGAAATATAAACAAGCAGAAATTGCTCAAAATCTTGGCTATGCCATGATAACATGGACGTTTGACCCACTTGAAAGCTTAAATGCGTATTTAAACCTGCACAAAATTGGGGCGGTAGGCGTTCAATATAAGGAAAATCATTACGGTAAGTTAGGCGGGAAGCTAAATCATGGACTGCCTACAGATCGGATTCAAGTCGAATGGAGATTCGCTGAGCAAAGATTGGATATGCCTATTGAACTTGATGAAGCAAACATATTAGTGCATGCTGACCGAGACGGAAATCCAGTTGTAGCGCAATTATTCTATGATCAATCTAGCTTAGTAAACGATTACTGGTTGGTCGGTATCCCAACCAATTTTCAATCCATAAAGCAAGCGGATGTTTCGCTTGCGATGACATGGCGACTCCAAACAAGAGAAGTCTTTCAAAAGCTATTTGCTGAAGGATTCAAAGCTAGAGATGTTATTCGTAAGCAAACAGAAAACATCTGCTTTTACTATTTTACTAAATAG
- a CDS encoding copper homeostasis protein CutC — translation MKNKMELELIVQNKQDAIQAEKLGADRLELVTAIQEGGLTPSFGTMKSVIESVNIPVQVMIRPHSNHFFYKEEEFAVICEDIKALRSLQCNRIVFGALNEDRTINEQMLAKLIELFPNLDITFHRAFDEAMSLDEGYQTLVNYQRNVKRILTSGGKANCEAGKEQLAKLVTSSQRLQGPVIMPGSGLTPDNIAEIIQTTKAEQYHFGKAVRQGNSFANAISAQAVDKVLSVLK, via the coding sequence TTGAAAAACAAAATGGAGTTAGAATTGATTGTACAAAATAAACAGGACGCGATACAGGCTGAGAAGTTAGGAGCTGATCGATTAGAACTTGTTACTGCTATACAGGAAGGTGGATTAACACCAAGTTTTGGGACGATGAAGTCAGTTATTGAAAGTGTCAATATTCCTGTTCAAGTTATGATCCGTCCTCATAGTAACCATTTCTTTTATAAAGAAGAGGAGTTTGCAGTTATTTGTGAAGATATTAAAGCGCTGCGAAGTTTGCAATGTAATCGGATCGTATTTGGGGCATTAAATGAGGACCGCACGATTAATGAACAGATGTTGGCAAAACTAATCGAACTTTTTCCAAATTTGGATATTACGTTTCATCGTGCTTTTGATGAAGCCATGTCATTGGATGAAGGATACCAAACTTTAGTAAACTATCAACGTAATGTGAAACGCATTCTAACATCTGGCGGCAAAGCTAATTGTGAAGCAGGAAAAGAACAGCTTGCAAAGCTTGTTACGAGTTCTCAACGTCTGCAGGGACCTGTCATTATGCCTGGTTCTGGTCTGACCCCAGATAATATTGCCGAAATAATCCAGACAACAAAAGCAGAACAGTATCATTTTGGTAAAGCAGTTCGTCAGGGGAATTCATTTGCAAATGCAATATCTGCTCAGGCAGTGGATAAAGTGCTTTCTGTTTTGAAATAA
- a CDS encoding PTS transporter subunit EIIC yields MIEKLQRFGGAMMVPVMLMPFAGIMIGLSTIFINPDVIGSIANENTIWYKFWSMMYQGGYAIFNQLPLLFAVSLL; encoded by the coding sequence ATGATAGAAAAGTTACAGAGGTTTGGCGGAGCAATGATGGTTCCAGTGATGTTAATGCCTTTCGCGGGGATTATGATAGGTTTATCTACCATTTTCATTAATCCTGATGTCATTGGTTCAATCGCTAATGAGAACACGATATGGTATAAATTTTGGTCCATGATGTATCAAGGCGGATATGCGATTTTTAATCAATTACCATTATTATTTGCTGTTTCTCTCCTTTAG